The nucleotide window GTCGTCGAGCGGGGAGCCGTCGGCGTCGTCGAGCGCCGAGTCGCCCCCGCCCGCGAGCTCCGCCAGCCGGACGCGGAGGAAGTACTCGACCGCCTTCACGTCGTGGTTGGTCGCGTCGTACCCTGCGGCCCCCTCGGTCTCCAGCCGCTTTATCAGCCGCGCGTCCTCGGCCGAAAAGTCCTCGTAGACGCCTCGGAGCGCCGTTTCGGTCGCCTCGTCGAACCCGATCGGCGTCGCGTCCAGTTCCGCGAGCGCGAGCAGGTACTCGACCTCGACGCGGGTCCGGGCGCGCATCAGCGCGGCCTCGCTCGCGTACGGCGACAGCGGTGCCGTCCGGCCGGCGTATCGCCCGTCGAGCGGCGAGACGGCCGCGAGCGGGTCCGATCGGTCCAGTCCGGCTATCGCGTCGCCGGCGTCCTCGTCGGCATCGTCGGTCATGGTCGCGACTGCCGCCGGAGCCAGCAAAAGCGTGTCGATGGGACGAACCACGGACGTGGATCCGTCTCGCGTTCTCGACGCGTCGAACCCCCGTCTCGATCCGCAATCGTGCCTATTAGACCGGCGCGGACCGCAATCGATATACCCGATCGGTCGGACCCTCACACATGAAGATCGCCGGACTCGCGAGCAACCGGGGACGGAACCTCAGACACATCGCCGACGCCGCGCCCGGCGGCGCGGAGCTGTCGGTCGTCCTGACGAACCGCGAGCAGGCACCCGTTCTGGAGGCCGCGACGGAGCGCCGCGTCCCGACCGAGGTCGTCGAGCGCGACGAGGGGGAGTCGCGGGAGGCACACGAGCGCCGGATCGTCGAACGTCTCTCCGACTACGACTTCGATCTGGTCTGTCTGGACGGCTACATGCGCGTGCTGACCGACGAGTTCCTCGACGCGGTCCCGACGACGCTGAACGTCCACCCCTCGCTGCTCCCGTCGTTCCCCGGCACCGACGCCCACGAGCAGGTGCTGGCCGCCGGCGTTCGAACGACCGGCTGTACGGTCCACGTCGTCACCGAGGAGGTCGACGCCGGCCCGGTCGTCACGCAGGAGCCGATCCCCGTCTACGAGGACGACGACGCCGACTCGCTGAAGGCGCGCGTCCTCCGCGAGGCCGAGTTCACTGCGTACCCGCGGGCGGTCCGGTGGTTCGCCGAGGACCGCGTGACCGTCGAGCGCGACGCGGACGGTAGCCCGGTCGATGTCGCGGTCGAGGGCGACGTGGGCGGCGACTTCCCCGAGCGGCGGTTCGTCTCCGAGGAGCGGACCGCCACGCTCCGGTACGGCGAGAACCCGCATCAGGACGCCGCCTTGTACGTCGACGACGGCTGCGAGGAGGCGAGCGTCGTCGACGCCGACCAGCTGAACCCCGGTGCGAAGGGCATGGGGTACAACAACTACAACGACGCCGACGCCGCGCTGGACCTCGTGAAGGAGTTCGACGACCCCGCGGCCGCGGTGATCAAACACACTAACCCCGCGGGCTGTGCGGTCGGAGACGACCTCGCGGACGCGTACGACCGCGCGCTGCGAACCGACGCGAAGTCGGCGTTCGGCGGCATCGTCGCGCTGAACTGCGAGTGCGACGCCGACACCGCGACCGCGGTCGCCGACTCGTTCAAGGAGGTCGTCGTCGCGCCCGGCTACACCGACAGCGCGCTCGACGTCCTCACGGAGAAGAAGAACCTCCGCGTCCTCGACGTGGGCCCGCTCGGCGAGGGCGACGACCGGTTCTCGGAGCGGTTCACCGAGAAACCGATCGTCGGCGGCCGCCTCGTTCAGGCGCGCGACCGACAGTCGCCGACCGCAGAGGACTTGGAGGTCGTCACCGAGCGCGAGCCGACCGACGAGCAGGTCGAGACGATGCTGTTCGCGTGGCAGACCCTCAAGCACGTGAAATCGAACGGCATCCTCTTCGCGACCGGCACCGAGACGGTCGGCGTCGGGATGGGACAGGTCTCGCGGGTCGACGC belongs to Halorubrum sp. DM2 and includes:
- the purN gene encoding phosphoribosylglycinamide formyltransferase → MKIAGLASNRGRNLRHIADAAPGGAELSVVLTNREQAPVLEAATERRVPTEVVERDEGESREAHERRIVERLSDYDFDLVCLDGYMRVLTDEFLDAVPTTLNVHPSLLPSFPGTDAHEQVLAAGVRTTGCTVHVVTEEVDAGPVVTQEPIPVYEDDDADSLKARVLREAEFTAYPRAVRWFAEDRVTVERDADGSPVDVAVEGDVGGDFPERRFVSEERTATLRYGENPHQDAALYVDDGCEEASVVDADQLNPGAKGMGYNNYNDADAALDLVKEFDDPAAAVIKHTNPAGCAVGDDLADAYDRALRTDAKSAFGGIVALNCECDADTATAVADSFKEVVVAPGYTDSALDVLTEKKNLRVLDVGPLGEGDDRFSERFTEKPIVGGRLVQARDRQSPTAEDLEVVTEREPTDEQVETMLFAWQTLKHVKSNGILFATGTETVGVGMGQVSRVDAVTLAAMKAEKDAEGKSAEGAVMASDAFFPFPDAIEEAADAGIEAVIQPGGSVNDEDVIAAADERDMAMAFTGTRCFRHD